Proteins encoded by one window of Cyclobacteriaceae bacterium:
- a CDS encoding outer membrane lipoprotein-sorting protein, which produces MKIKLLSILLLLILGTGVQAQTVDEILEKYFEAQGGKAKLQGLKGIKMTAKVNQGGMDIPLEIVTLADGRQYVSFSVQGMTGWQNVFDGNTLWSTNFMTMKPEKSDAETTENFKVNIGDFPDPFLNYKEKGYTAELLGKETIEGTETFKIKLTRKPITVDGNKEENTAFYFIDAENYVTLLVEQEVKSGPMKGKISQTSMSDYQEVDGLLFPFTMGQGVKDMGSQPLQITKIELNPTIDSKTFQFPEGN; this is translated from the coding sequence ATGAAAATTAAATTACTATCAATTCTATTACTTCTGATACTCGGTACAGGAGTTCAGGCTCAAACTGTCGATGAAATTTTAGAAAAATACTTTGAAGCCCAGGGAGGAAAGGCAAAACTTCAAGGGTTAAAGGGTATTAAAATGACAGCTAAAGTTAATCAAGGTGGAATGGATATTCCCCTTGAAATAGTAACCCTCGCTGATGGCAGACAGTATGTTTCATTTTCAGTTCAGGGCATGACTGGATGGCAAAATGTATTTGACGGCAATACATTATGGTCAACTAACTTTATGACCATGAAACCGGAGAAAAGTGATGCTGAAACAACAGAAAACTTTAAAGTGAATATAGGTGATTTTCCAGACCCCTTCCTGAACTATAAGGAAAAGGGATACACTGCTGAACTTTTAGGTAAAGAGACGATTGAAGGAACGGAGACTTTCAAAATTAAGCTTACCAGAAAGCCGATTACGGTAGATGGTAACAAGGAAGAAAACACAGCCTTCTACTTCATTGATGCAGAAAATTATGTTACCCTGTTAGTTGAGCAAGAGGTGAAAAGCGGACCTATGAAAGGAAAGATTTCACAAACAAGTATGAGCGATTATCAGGAAGTTGATGGTCTATTATTTCCATTTACCATGGGCCAAGGTGTTAAGGATATGGGTTCTCAACCGCTTCAGATTACCAAAATTGAATTGAATCCAACCATCGATAGCAAAACTTTCCAGTTTCCTGAAGGGAATTAA
- a CDS encoding ATP-binding cassette domain-containing protein → MSEELLKAVIQLFAIVARERITDDERNNIKEFLGLHLNREAIKYYLDLFDELAKGRQEDPKQDFSTVDAETAQFLDEWAKIMQISKQVNQALTMQQKLVLIIKIIELVFSDGEISERQENLIYYIGQALKVPRHDINELKSFVTGQDIDELASKNILIIDEGYDENPYPGPRIVEKNLTGLIAILRLSDSYFIKYLGISVVYLNSIHLKSRKIDVFPTGSTIRGDKIEPIYYSDIIGKFLAGEDQQKLTFTADHIFYHFKSGKAGLQNINIAEKGGKLIGIMGASGSGKSTLLNVLNGAEKPSSGRVQVNGIDIHERPDEVQGIVGYIPQDDLLMEDLTVFENLYYAARLCFGQLPKEECAERVEKVLVQLGLTEIRNLKVGSPLQKTISGGQRKRLNIGLELLREPAILFVDEPTSGLSSRDSENIMDLLKELSLRGKMIFVVIHQPSSDIFKMFDTLLILDVGGFQIYYGNPVESVVYFRDIINAANKSQGACPECGNINPEQVFNIIETKVVNEYGRLTNTRKISAGQWYQYFKQRLKVPKVEHLKEPLPVAQHIATRLQQIKIFAIRDSLAKLANKQYLTINLLEAPVLAFFIAFMVKYYNVLARENASYTFYDNQNIPVFFFMSVVVALFFGLTVSAEEIFKDRKILKREQFLHLSRTSYLLSKIAVLFTISATQTLLFIIIGHLILEIPLTEFRYWFILFSIACFANVLGLNISASFNSAVTIYILIPILIIPQLLLSGVVIEFDKFNPRVTKPIGVPLMGNIMASRWAFEAYMVTQYRDNPFEQQFYEIDKTLSQAEFKRVFLIPELESKLSYCINNRSQWRNPNAEELRTALAVLQNEIRNELLVAGNGSYQDVDKLAIGKFDSTVYQSTSQFLSTMKQLYLLRHNRAMDEREQLVNDMTSTPAKMAQYERMRNTYQNKAVADAVRNLNTINRIVEYDGQLIQRIYPIYQDEHKPRYWLDFSANLYQPTKHFAGMVIDTLFFNVAVIWSMTLVLYITLYFDLLRKIMSVIENRRYRRVERN, encoded by the coding sequence ATGAGTGAAGAACTTCTGAAAGCCGTTATCCAACTCTTTGCCATTGTTGCCCGCGAACGGATTACCGATGATGAGCGGAATAACATCAAGGAATTTCTGGGGCTTCACTTGAATCGCGAGGCAATAAAATACTACCTCGACCTCTTTGATGAACTCGCCAAGGGACGGCAAGAGGACCCCAAACAGGATTTTTCAACAGTGGATGCGGAAACCGCTCAGTTCCTGGATGAATGGGCGAAGATCATGCAGATCAGCAAGCAGGTAAATCAGGCGCTTACCATGCAACAAAAGCTGGTGCTGATCATTAAAATTATTGAACTCGTATTTTCTGATGGTGAAATATCTGAACGGCAGGAGAACTTAATCTATTATATCGGTCAGGCCTTGAAGGTACCGCGCCACGATATCAATGAACTCAAAAGCTTTGTAACCGGGCAGGATATCGATGAACTCGCATCTAAGAATATCTTAATCATTGACGAAGGGTATGACGAGAATCCATATCCGGGCCCGCGCATTGTGGAAAAGAACCTGACTGGTTTGATTGCCATTTTGCGACTGTCTGATTCCTACTTTATTAAGTACCTGGGTATTTCGGTTGTTTACCTGAACAGCATCCACCTGAAAAGCCGTAAGATTGATGTGTTTCCTACCGGAAGCACCATTCGTGGTGATAAAATTGAACCGATTTATTACAGCGACATTATTGGGAAATTTCTGGCTGGTGAAGATCAGCAAAAGTTAACGTTTACAGCGGATCATATTTTTTATCATTTCAAATCAGGTAAGGCCGGTTTGCAAAATATAAACATTGCTGAAAAAGGAGGGAAGCTGATCGGCATTATGGGTGCCAGTGGATCGGGTAAGTCTACCTTGCTCAACGTGTTGAATGGCGCTGAAAAACCTTCCAGTGGCAGGGTGCAGGTAAACGGCATCGATATTCATGAGCGACCTGATGAAGTTCAAGGTATAGTCGGATATATTCCTCAGGATGATTTGTTGATGGAAGACCTGACGGTTTTTGAAAACCTGTACTATGCTGCGCGATTGTGTTTCGGGCAACTGCCCAAAGAGGAGTGTGCCGAACGCGTTGAAAAGGTATTGGTGCAATTGGGTTTGACTGAAATCAGAAACTTGAAAGTAGGGTCACCTCTTCAAAAAACCATAAGTGGCGGCCAACGCAAGCGACTTAATATTGGATTAGAGTTATTGCGCGAGCCAGCGATTCTGTTTGTTGATGAACCGACCTCAGGTCTTTCCTCGCGCGACAGTGAAAACATTATGGATTTGCTGAAGGAATTGTCTTTGCGCGGGAAGATGATTTTTGTAGTGATTCACCAGCCTTCATCCGACATTTTTAAAATGTTTGATACGTTACTGATTCTGGACGTGGGCGGGTTTCAGATTTATTACGGCAATCCGGTGGAGTCGGTGGTGTATTTCCGCGATATCATAAATGCGGCAAACAAATCGCAAGGTGCGTGCCCCGAATGTGGTAATATCAATCCCGAACAAGTTTTTAACATTATTGAAACGAAGGTTGTAAACGAATACGGCCGTCTTACGAATACACGAAAAATTTCTGCTGGTCAGTGGTATCAGTATTTCAAGCAACGGTTAAAAGTACCTAAGGTTGAACACCTGAAAGAACCGTTGCCGGTAGCACAGCACATTGCTACACGGCTGCAACAGATAAAGATTTTTGCCATACGCGATTCGCTCGCCAAGCTGGCCAATAAACAATACCTGACTATAAATTTATTGGAAGCTCCGGTGCTGGCCTTCTTCATTGCGTTTATGGTTAAATACTACAATGTGTTGGCGCGCGAAAATGCGTCATACACGTTTTACGATAATCAGAACATACCCGTGTTCTTTTTTATGAGTGTGGTGGTAGCCTTGTTCTTCGGCTTAACGGTAAGTGCTGAAGAGATATTCAAGGACCGGAAAATTCTGAAGCGTGAACAATTTCTTCACCTGAGCCGCACGAGTTATTTATTATCGAAGATTGCCGTATTGTTCACTATATCCGCTACTCAAACGTTACTGTTTATTATAATTGGTCATTTGATTTTGGAAATACCGCTAACGGAATTTCGGTATTGGTTTATTCTATTTTCAATTGCTTGTTTCGCCAACGTATTGGGTTTAAACATCTCCGCGTCCTTCAACAGTGCCGTTACCATTTATATTCTTATACCGATATTAATTATTCCTCAATTGTTGTTGAGTGGTGTAGTGATTGAGTTTGATAAGTTCAATCCGCGGGTAACCAAGCCCATTGGTGTTCCGCTAATGGGCAACATCATGGCATCCCGGTGGGCGTTTGAAGCCTATATGGTTACGCAATATCGGGATAACCCATTTGAGCAACAGTTTTATGAAATAGATAAGACATTGTCCCAAGCTGAATTCAAACGCGTTTTTTTAATTCCGGAGTTGGAGTCGAAGCTTTCATACTGCATAAACAACCGAAGCCAATGGCGAAACCCGAATGCCGAAGAACTAAGAACAGCGCTTGCTGTTCTTCAAAACGAAATCCGAAATGAATTGCTTGTTGCGGGTAATGGAAGTTATCAGGATGTGGACAAGCTGGCAATCGGTAAGTTTGATTCAACGGTGTATCAGAGCACGTCTCAATTTTTAAGTACAATGAAGCAACTTTATTTGCTTCGGCATAACCGTGCTATGGATGAGCGTGAGCAACTGGTGAATGACATGACATCCACGCCCGCTAAAATGGCGCAGTATGAAAGAATGCGAAACACCTATCAGAATAAGGCAGTGGCTGATGCGGTTCGAAACCTGAATACGATCAACCGAATAGTTGAGTATGATGGACAGCTGATTCAGCGGATTTATCCCATTTATCAGGATGAACATAAGCCCAGGTATTGGTTGGACTTTTCAGCAAACCTGTATCAACCAACCAAGCATTTTGCCGGGATGGTTATTGATACACTTTTTTTTAATGTGGCGGTAATCTGGAGCATGACATTGGTGCTGTACATTACGTTGTATTTTGATTTACTGAGAAAAATCATGTCGGTAATCGAAAACAGGCGGTACAGACGGGTTGAACGAAACTAA